A single genomic interval of Trinickia acidisoli harbors:
- a CDS encoding DUF6862 domain-containing protein — translation MTTMASGLIAGALGANAQGAATSAENETLNNWLNHVRPQPMSLSQAEQYQQAVDTGDSSQQDQLAALSAQNDQSLAQACAGGTGSAGCQAQIQAAQAGGNLVYTQSLGSGLNYTYANPLSYAMGPESFPSSLATGPQLTSATSGSGPSVGAATLDTMLGSPLAGAFGGLVYATGGSNASAYSAAQMGLAVDGVLAGSAGYQMPEAPTLGATDSADYSGIGATGQVGEQYLQSLGGQSQVYFSTSLGGRYVDQLVDGVANESKVGYTSLTSSVQTQIAKDAELMNSGAVNGVNWHFFTSPVTGLGGPSQPLLNTLQGSGIGVIIH, via the coding sequence ATGACCACGATGGCTAGTGGGTTGATCGCCGGAGCTTTGGGTGCCAACGCGCAGGGTGCAGCGACGTCAGCGGAAAACGAGACGCTGAACAACTGGCTGAACCATGTCCGACCGCAGCCCATGTCGCTGTCGCAGGCGGAGCAGTACCAGCAGGCGGTGGACACAGGGGACTCCAGCCAACAGGATCAATTGGCTGCGTTGTCGGCTCAGAATGACCAGAGCCTGGCTCAGGCATGTGCAGGTGGAACAGGCAGTGCCGGATGCCAAGCGCAGATTCAAGCGGCGCAGGCGGGCGGAAATCTGGTCTACACGCAGTCGCTGGGGAGTGGGCTGAATTACACGTATGCGAATCCGCTTTCGTATGCGATGGGGCCGGAAAGTTTCCCCTCCTCGCTTGCTACCGGTCCTCAGCTCACGAGTGCTACGAGCGGTTCCGGGCCGTCGGTTGGTGCCGCAACTCTGGACACCATGCTGGGCAGTCCGCTCGCAGGAGCCTTCGGGGGGCTGGTGTATGCGACGGGTGGGTCGAATGCGAGCGCCTATTCCGCCGCGCAAATGGGCCTTGCAGTGGATGGGGTCTTGGCTGGATCTGCTGGGTACCAGATGCCGGAGGCGCCTACGCTCGGTGCCACCGATAGCGCGGACTACAGTGGAATCGGCGCCACAGGTCAAGTAGGGGAGCAGTACCTTCAGTCGCTTGGCGGGCAATCGCAGGTCTATTTCAGTACCAGTCTTGGCGGGCGTTATGTGGACCAACTCGTCGATGGTGTCGCCAACGAATCCAAAGTTGGCTACACCAGCCTTACTAGTAGCGTGCAGACTCAAATCGCAAAGGATGCGGAGTTGATGAACTCTGGTGCCGTCAATGGCGTAAACTGGCACTTCTTCACGAGCCCCGTCACTGGACTAGGTGGCCCGAGCCAACCGTTGCTGAATACTCTTCAGGGTTCGGGTATTGGGGTGATAATCCACTAA